The Halobacterium sp. CBA1132 genome has a segment encoding these proteins:
- the purH gene encoding bifunctional phosphoribosylaminoimidazolecarboxamide formyltransferase/IMP cyclohydrolase has translation MTNVAGLASNRGRNLLHIDDLRPGGADLAVVLTDDADAPVLDAAEARDIPTEVVEHRDDESRRDHERRVVDALDDYDVDLVCLDGYMRVLSEVFLEATPLTLNVHPSLLPSFPGADAHEQVLDAEVSMTGCTVHVVTNAVADDGSVRTEDVDAGPVVTQEPVPVYADDDESDLKERVLYDAEFEAYPRAVRWAANGDLDVTSEGVTVDADTGGDFPVRRLVSNDRDSDLRYGENPHQDAALYRDDTCEEASVVHADQRNEGAKALSYNNYNDADAALNLIKEFDEPAAAVIKHTNPAGAAVADTLAEAYADALATDAKSAFGGIVALNRECDEATAELVVDSFKEVVVAPGYTDGALDVLTAKDNLRVLDVGDLGEVSETLTEKPLVGGRLVQERDLWAPERDDLEVVTEREPTEDEFETMLFAWRVLKHVKSNGILFADGTETVGLGVGQVSRVDAVELAAKKAERDADGKSAEGAVMASDAFFPFPDGIEAAADAGVEAVIQPGGSVNDEDVVEEANEHGMAMVFTGHRTFRHD, from the coding sequence ATGACGAACGTAGCCGGTCTGGCCAGCAACCGCGGCCGAAACCTCCTGCACATCGACGACCTGCGGCCCGGCGGCGCCGACCTCGCCGTCGTGCTCACGGACGACGCCGACGCGCCCGTCCTCGACGCGGCCGAGGCGCGGGACATCCCGACAGAAGTCGTCGAGCATCGCGACGACGAGTCCCGGCGCGACCACGAGCGCCGCGTCGTCGACGCGCTCGACGACTACGACGTCGACCTCGTTTGCCTCGACGGCTACATGCGCGTGCTCTCGGAGGTGTTCCTGGAGGCGACGCCGCTCACGCTGAACGTCCACCCGAGCCTCCTGCCGTCGTTCCCCGGCGCGGACGCCCACGAGCAAGTGCTGGACGCAGAGGTCTCCATGACGGGTTGTACGGTTCACGTCGTCACGAACGCCGTCGCCGACGACGGCAGCGTCCGCACCGAGGACGTCGACGCCGGCCCCGTCGTCACGCAGGAGCCGGTCCCCGTCTACGCGGACGACGACGAGAGCGACCTCAAGGAGCGCGTGCTCTACGACGCCGAGTTCGAGGCGTACCCGCGCGCCGTCCGGTGGGCTGCCAACGGCGACCTCGACGTCACCTCTGAGGGCGTCACCGTCGACGCTGACACGGGCGGCGACTTCCCGGTGCGCCGGCTCGTGAGCAACGACCGCGACAGCGACCTGCGGTACGGCGAGAACCCCCATCAGGACGCCGCGCTCTACCGCGACGACACCTGCGAGGAGGCCAGCGTCGTCCACGCCGACCAGCGCAACGAGGGCGCGAAGGCGCTGTCGTACAACAACTACAACGACGCCGACGCCGCGCTCAACCTCATCAAGGAGTTCGACGAGCCGGCGGCCGCCGTCATCAAGCACACCAACCCCGCGGGCGCCGCGGTCGCGGACACGCTCGCCGAGGCCTACGCCGACGCGCTCGCCACGGACGCCAAGAGCGCGTTCGGCGGCATCGTCGCGCTCAACCGCGAGTGCGACGAGGCGACCGCGGAACTCGTCGTCGACTCCTTCAAGGAGGTCGTCGTCGCGCCCGGCTACACCGACGGCGCGCTCGACGTACTCACCGCGAAGGACAACCTCCGCGTGCTCGACGTCGGTGACCTGGGCGAGGTCTCGGAGACGCTCACGGAGAAGCCCCTGGTCGGTGGCCGCCTCGTGCAGGAACGGGACCTCTGGGCCCCCGAACGCGACGACCTCGAAGTCGTCACGGAGCGCGAGCCCACCGAGGACGAATTCGAGACGATGCTGTTCGCGTGGCGCGTGCTCAAGCACGTCAAGTCCAACGGCATCCTCTTCGCGGACGGCACCGAGACCGTCGGCCTCGGCGTCGGACAGGTCTCCCGCGTGGACGCCGTCGAACTCGCCGCGAAGAAGGCCGAGCGCGACGCCGACGGCAAGAGCGCCGAGGGCGCCGTGATGGCCTCCGATGCGTTCTTCCCGTTCCCGGACGGCATCGAGGCCGCCGCCGATGCGGGCGTCGAAGCCGTCATCCAGCCCGGCGGCTCCGTCAACGACGAGGACGTCGTCGAGGAAGCAAACGAGCACGGGATGGCGATGGTGTTCACCGGGCACCGCACCTTCCGCCACGACTGA